In the Hevea brasiliensis isolate MT/VB/25A 57/8 chromosome 8, ASM3005281v1, whole genome shotgun sequence genome, AAACACACAATCATTATCAATttcctttgaatataatttataaattgacTCTTTCTTTGGTAAAAACCAAACCAGGAACTAAAACAAAGTCTGGTATTGTTAAGTTTCATTGTTTTCTAATAGAATCTCTATAATTTCAAACCAAACCCTAAAAGTTAATTTTATATATAGAGGTATAGAGGCTTGCAGCGTACAAGTTTTGAGCAAAAGATTCaatgaagaaaggaagaaaagacaAAGAAGAAAGGTTCTTAGTCGAGAAACTCTTTAAAccctaattattatttttaccatatatatatatatatatatatatatatatatatatatatatatatatatatatatatttatagtgTGAAGTTGATGTGATTTATAGCTGTTCAATGAATGGAAAACATTGACCAAAATGGTGATATAATTGCATTCACACATGTGGGTATTTAATTTCTTGATTGTTAACAATTCAATGCAAGCTAATTACTTGATTAAACTCATGGTTTTATTAAATCAATACCACCATAATCTCATGTTACTTTGTCTAATTATCAACACTGTTTATTATTAGttgactttcttttcttttttttttcttttttttagtaTATTAATTAGTTGACATTCATAAAATGTCAACCCTACTCATGAGTAGTAAGTCATGGCTTTTTTTTTAAGTAGATGGaacttaaattttataatttttattcattatttgaTCACCCAATTGAAAATCATAAATTTGATTTCAAGATTTTTCATCAACAATCCAAGAACAAAAGTATGTattcaaataaatataaatataaataaattacttCAAAAAACCactaataaaagtttaattaatggATACTACTTAAAtctacatttatttttttaatgtattaagggaaaaaaaatacttaaaactTCTATCTAAATTAAGCTGGGAGATTCACCTATCACAAAATTAAGTGTCATTTGAtcttattaagaaaataattacctCCAAACCCACCATCCCAGCCCCTTGTCTCACTCCTTCCCTTCTCAAAACCAATATTTTAAACAACTGAACCAACTATGAGTCTCTAGCCAATTGAAATAATATGTGGTCACCAACACTTACCTAATAGTGGCATTATGAAGCCTAGTGATTGGAGCACATTAAGTTATGCACTGTCATCAGATGAGGTTTGGCGAAAAGATTGGATTTTGTTTATTGGAATCTCTTCCTCTCTCAAAAATATGgaattaaaatcataaaaaaatactTTGTTCTTGGAATATAACACTTAAATAAAGAGCATTTTAGGataataaatttcttttattattctaGTGCTTACTGAGTACTTCCTTCTTTGTATTATTTTATGGAGAGATAATCACAATTTGATATTTGATAATTTGAACACACAATCATCAATGACAAATCTTGAAAGGTGATTATGAATCTTAAGTACATTTATTTATGATGAGGTGTAACCTAAAAGGTGTGTAAGAGAGTGTATAATGGATTCAAATAAGCTTTTTTAAGTGTTTTGATGGAAAAATGGTGGGCAAAGTTAATCCATGAGATCATAGACAACTGTAAAATTGGATTATACCCAATAGAATTTACTAATTTAtaagagaaaaaaatttaaaaaattgaagcACAGGCAACTCTTATCTTCAGGCAAGACCTTTGATTGGTGATTATTAGTTTGAGTTCATCTTTAGTGACTAGTGATTTGCTATATAATCTTAGATTGACAGGCTTACGTGAAACATGCCCCAAAAACATAATCAAAAACTAGATATGGAGGCACTTTTAAGATAATATATCTTAATTAGATTGATTTTGAACACAAATAAATCAGAAAAATCCCAACATCATCTTCCActcctgatttttttttttttctttttcctctgaGAATAACTCTTTGCAAATGAAATTTGATGGTTAATTACGTGATTTAGTAAAAATCAGAAGGCATGTGCAAGAAGCATCAGGCAATGAAGTTTGCTATTAATGGATAGACAGGAATTCTTGGATACGTATGATTCTTTATCAATGGCTGTCTGTTTGGCTATGAATTGACCTTTGAAGGAAAAGAGGCTAATTACATGTCTGCCAATGGAGAACAAATACTTTCCTTTCCCACATTCTGGAAGATTACTCCCCTAATAATGACTTGTATCTATCACCTACTTCTTCTCCTTTCCGCTTTTATCATGTCTATCACAACTATATGTCCTCTCAgatattctttttcttcttaatatatatatatatatatatatatatatatatatatatatatatatatatatatgtatgtatgtatattaAATTTATTGTACACTTCTATTTCTCTAttcatttttatattataattcaaGAACTAAAATAGTAAGTGACTAGATAAGGAACTAAAagtgtaaaaatttaaaaatgaattttataattaACTCTCAGACTCTTTATTTCTTAGCGATGAGCGTAATTCAGTAATAACTATATCTATATTAATTCTAAAAATTTCAGATTCTAATTTTTTCAcccttgtaaaaaaaaaaatattccctCCCCTAcataagtaatatatatatatatatatatatatatatatatatatatatatatatatataaaattttttttttagaaaaaactgCGTAAAAACAGTGCTTTCTGTGTTGCAAGTCTGAGAACAAGTAGAAGTAAGTCAAAGGAATCAGATTCTGTAATGGGAAAATGGGAGACTCAGAGGCAAGAAAATAAAGAGGACAAACTTTCAAGCTTCAAAGGTCTGATAAAGTTGCAGTGCTTCTGTGGAGGACACAAAGACACGTGAAAATAGATTCTGCCACGCATTTGCATGTGGGAGAACCTCTCAAGTATTATTGTATTGATTAAGAGCTAAATTTATAGTTTACATGATCTTAAAACACTGGAATTTCACAAGTGCCAGGATTCCTGTCATGTCTACCTGCATAATATATGCTGATAAGGATTCACTGCTTGGATTCTTATATATCCTTTCCTTGGATATCATAATTTACTACTGGAATATGATGCACCTTTTCTTGTCTAATGATGATGTATTGTTGAATATATGTATACATGCCCCTGAAACTTCTGGATTATTAACAAACAAGATCCTTTCAGGACATTTATTCCGCTGCATTGCCTTTAGAATTGCATATCATGGGTCAATTTTCACCTAGTCAGTAGTTATCGCCGTTTCGATTCTAGCCTATTTCGATTTAGTGATTTAAGGAGACTGCAATAGGAATGGTCGGGGATGAGAATCCCTCCTTCCGTCCTCGTCCAACAGAAGTTACGGGTCAAAGCGGAGCATTCCCATCGGAGTGCAAGGCGAGATGGGTTGTTCTgtagaaaattttctttttatttttaatttttttattttaattgattaatatataatataaatttatttattaaaaataaaatataattagaaatataagttttacgtattattttaataatatatttatattttttattaaatttataatatttaaatatataaatatataaaaataaattatttttaaataaataataataatatattactatGCAAAACgagttatgagattttaatgcagaGAAAAAGGCCTTTCCATTTCTGTTCCGCATAAATTGGGATCGAGGCCAAATCAAAGAAAATTGATTTGAGTTTGGAGCACGGCAGAAACTTTATGCGATCCCTAGACTGAAAGCGAACTATAGGATTGACAAACTTAGAATTCAACAAGAATCATATGGTACTGATTTTCATTATGCTAATAGTTCAGTTTTTTTCCTGAGGGTCTACTCTCTTGCTTGCTCTGTTTTTCGGCTTAGGAGACGAGTAGCTATAGAAAAGGCTTGATTGCTCTTTGTTATGAAGGAGAATTGACATGAGGACATCATTAAACCAGTGGTCCAATTATCAAATGCAAACTTCATATTCAAGACTGCACATTCAAGCCTAACATTTACccttttgaaaattttcatagcAGTTGGTATGCAAATTACTAGGCTAAGTGGAAGCTCAAGGGCTCATCAACAGGATCACCTCCTTGGCATCTCTGCTCCAATAAAATGAATTCCATATGAAAAACAAATGAATAATTTGTCATTGAACGCCAATTTCACAAATAGCATGCTCTAGACAACTTCATTCTGTCATAGACTACAGTTTAATATTCCTTGAAGAGTATAATACGTAGTTTCAATCCCAACTTACTTTTCCTAAGATAGGTCTTGACAAACAACTAGCTTGACTGAGGTTGCTCAGTAATATGCTTTTCGAGGGTTGTTCTGTAGATAAGAAACAAGAGACCACAATTAAACTTTGCAATTTTAAGGCAACTGTTATCAACAATTTACCAAAAGAATGGAAAATGAAAAGAACAAACTTTTAAGTAAAATAAGATATAATACCAGAGGATTTGGTCTGTAACGGTAACCAAGCATCATTCGCTTCTTATACTGTTCATATATATCGTCATCAGGAGCCACCTCCCCAGGTTGGTGAGCACCAACACCCAAATTGTCCTTCTTTACATTACCAGCCAATATGGGATCTGCAATGCCATTTCTGGAGCTCCCCAGACCCTCACCTGAAAGCCACAGCCCATTAACAGGTCTGTTTCTCACATAGCAAAACATTATGGAATTCTCTCACACAAATAGATAAGCCAAAGAAAGCTTTCAGAAGTATTACACTTGATGCAACAATAAAATTTCTGCCTAAATCAAGCTGCAAAAAAACAATTTGCTTCTCACATTATAGACAAAAACAAATGGCCCTCAAACCAAAAAATCCCAAATAAACAAATACATAGCACATTTTAAATTCTTTCATGGCAGAATGGCCATTCATACAGAATACAGTGACATTTTGGCTATCAAATTACCAGCATATTTTTCAGAGCATGCAAATATCTATACAAGCAGATTATAATTTGTCTAATAAGCATCTAAACCTCCTTTTAATCCTCTATTAGGCTCACACGAAATTATCTCAATAGTTACCTTCAATGCTTTAATTCAATTTCAATACAAAATAAGAAAAATCCTGAATGAAGAGCCAATACTTGCCAAATGTACAAGAGCATTGTACATTAGGAGTTACTTATATGGAACCAAAATCATAGCTAAGAAAATTAAATGTCCCAAGGTTCTGTGTAACAATTTTGTTTGCATGTGTAGCTGCAGAAACATATCTGCATAGGATGTGAACAAGTAGGCACACAAGTGGGGAAGGGaggacaagagagagagagagagagtaacatCCATacatatgagagagagagagagagagagagagagagagagagttggagAGAGAACCTTCTTTCCAACCCATTTTGGACAGCAATTTATGCCCAACATTATCAGCCTGGATTTTTGACCTATCTGCCGTTTCTCTAGAAGCTCGTTGTGCAGCTACATCATTACAGGCAGCCAAGAATTTCTCAAGCTCTTCTGGTGGAATGTAGTCACCCATGTGATGACCTCTTTTTGATGGAGCTCCTGTGCCCAAAAAATACATAAATATGTCCATTGTAAACATCATCATAGGAAGACCTGAGTTTTCCTGCCAACAAAACAAGAAGCATATGCTAACCTTGAAGGGAAGGAGGTGGGGGCATTTCATCCTTGGACTGTTTAGGCTGTCTCCTTTTCTCTTGTTGAGCAGCCTTTTTCATGTAGAATTCCATCATTGCTATGGGATCTGTACCTCCTGGAGCACTAGATTCACCTGCAGCTGCATTacaaaaagtaaataaaaaaactAAGGAGTTGGacacagataacacatttgatgaTTAACACTATCCTACCATTAGATGAAAATCAACaagcaaataattcaataatcaCTACATATAAGACCCATAGGGCAGTGACACTCACATAAAACTCTCAACAAGACAGCAAATCATTGTGTAAACACAATGTAGTCTACAAATATGAGACCTTCATAAAGAACCTCATTCCAATGGCAATACTAGCTACAGTACATGATAAATAGATCTTTTTAAACTACATTCAAAACTACAAGTTAGTTCAGATGGTCAAATGAAGTTTCTGGCTTGGCACAACCAAGAACAGATATTGATTTATAAGGTCCCCAGAATTATCCTCCATTATCAGAGTTTTGATTTCTTTCCATTTACTTGAGTAAAAAATGAGAAACAAAATCTCTGCATGACCCATTTCTTCGTAGGAACACAGAAAAGAATAAAGGAAAAAATTCACTCAAGAAACTAAAGTATCATAACACTGAAAGGTGGGCAGATATTATAAACAAGAGGATCTGAATGGACCCAAGACTGAAAGCAGCAGCACAGGTGCAGAACAACAGATTTTTATGATTTAAACCTCCTAGGATGTtagtacattacatttctattggAAAAGGAACAAAAATATAAGTTTTTTGTCCTTGGGAAAGCAATTAAACAAAACTCTCATGCAAACCCTATAAACAGATGCTATATGCTTTTACCAGTTCTTCCAGCTGAAGCTGTTTGTGCTGCAGTCATTGGACCCCCAGGCTCATCAGTGGCTTCATATAGAGCTGAGGCAGGAATTTGGTAATTTGATTGCTGCTGATGCAAACTTTGAAAACTACTTCTGGATTTAGAAGCTGACGTACTTGTAGCacctatgcagacaatttttaacATTCAAATTTAACTCTAAAGATGGagaaaattcaaaggaaagaactTTAGAGAGGGCAACCCAAACCATGTATTTTCAGCATAAAATACTAAAACCAACTTTTCTCTGTCTCTGTCtgctaaataaattttatatttttacgaGAAGTGCGTAACATTTCAAAGACAAGCACATCAAATAACCCTTGATCCCAATCTACCCGAGGCCAGTTCAATGATCTTTTTACACTCCAGGCTGTTCCATTTAGGACCAAATTTTTTTCATGCACCGTTGAAATACACTTGCGCACTTTAAGATGTTAAGCATTCAGAAGCTGAGACAAAAATGTTcagagtataaagaagaaaaagaaaaaagaaaaagaaaacatatGTACACAACACACAGAATACTTGAAGTTTAAGACAATGACAGTCTAACCTCAACAGTTAATATTCAATAGAGAAGCACATAGAAAATCCTATGCTATGACTAAATAGTTAGTGAATGATATAAATAGCCCTTTGCATTGTAATTGATAGGAATCATCATCAAATCAACAATACAACAGTTATTTCCTCTCTCTaattgttctctctctctctctctcttcttcttcttcttcttcttcttctaattctGGTGTTATGGTGTTCTGAGATTTTGCTATGTAACAAACTGGTATTAGAGCTGTTAGATCAATGGACAACATTTATGGCAGATTACTCTTCCCAAATACCAGGTTCCTTCTAttcttctctcttcctctcttctttctTCCAATTCTCCTTCTGCTTTGAGATCTTTGTCTTCtctctattcttcttcttcttctttttcttcttcttcttcttcttcctctatttcttcttccttcttccctaaaatttcttccctttcttccccttatttcttcttccttctttattCTTCCTGTCAGTTCTTTTCTTTAAGGGACAAACCCTAAAGTTATGGTTTTGGTGGGAATtcgtattttcttcaatttcttgaaATCTTCTTTCTTCCTCAAAATTTCCGCTTTCCGAGAATTAGATCTATGTTCTTTCTTGATTTCTTTGTTTCTTGAAATTCTTGAAACTCCATATCATACTGAAACCCCGTTCTTGAAGTTCTTGGGTTTTACTGCATTACTGTCTCAATAAAGACTAATCTATGGGGTCCATGGTGGTTAGTTCTGAGTTGTTTAGGGTTGCTGAATTGGAAGAAAGAATTACGGTTATGCAGGAGAATGTGGATGGGAAATTTAATTCAATAGAGGAAAGATTTAATGTGCTGAAAGGAAAGTTGGACCGATTTTCTGCTGATAACAATGCATTGAGGGAGGATTTAAGATCTTTCATGATTACATTCGTAAAGGAGAAAGAGAAGCTCCCTACCGTGGATAAATTGGATCGAGTCTCTGTTGACAACAATGCATTGAGGGAGCATTTGAGATCTTTTGTGAGTAAATTTGTAAGGGAAAAAGGCAAGGAGGTCTCTACTGAGGGTATTGGAGTTAGGGGAGCCGAAAGTAGTGGTTTGCTAATATTTCCAAAGGATCCGGCTAAGCCACAAATGAAAGATTAAAGCAATATTGATAATATTGCTACTGTTAAAGAATTTCTGAGTGCAGAATCCATAACCCTTGGAGCTGATGAAGACATGATAGATCAACAAGGAAAATTTAAGCAAAAAATAGAGAAAGAAACAGAGGAATTTCTTGAGGATGATTGTGGAATGTTCTCTGAAATCCAAGAAGCAATTTACATTGATTTTGGGATTAGAATTTTGAAGAAAGAAATTCAGAATTTCTTGAGCATTGTGTTGTGAAGGAAGTCCAAAATTTCCATCATGGCCTTTAGCATGTGTTAACCAACCAAAATGAGGTACTTGTTGCTGGAGTTCGAGAAATGGAGTGGGATGCTATCGAATTGCCTTTTTCAGCTCAGAAAATTTGCTCTTGTCACACGAAAATTTTGCTGGAAATTGCAATTTCTTGGTGCAATGGGGATGAATTGATCTTACCAACTCAAAAGGACCAAGATTACAAGTTCTATTCTTGTGTATTCTTAATTTCCAAGGAGGATAAATGGGAGAAATCAAGAAAGCTGAAGAAGAAATTAATCTTGAAGGGAGCTGCATTTGTAATTCTTAAAGAAGATGAATTTGAAAGATGGAGAAGgcaaagaaagaaaaggaaataagAGGAAAGAAAGTACAATTTCATTATATTAGTTTTGAACATTACAATTCATCAGAGGACTTAAAATTGTAGCAGGAGGTTTATAATTGTAATATGTTTTTGCTGATTATAGTTCCTTTCTTCATTCTTGAGGACAAGAATGATTTCAAGAGGTGGGGAATGTTATAACTAAGTAGTTAGTGAATGATATAAATAGCCCTTTGCATTGTAATTGATAGGAATCATCATCAAATCAACAATACAACAGTTATTTCCCCTCTCtaattgctctctctctctctctctctctctctctctctctcttttcttcttcttcttcttcttcttctaattctGGTGTTCTGAGATTTTGCTATGTAACATCCTATCATACAcacaaatatataataataataataataataataataataataataataataataataaaagaagccaattgaaaaaggaaaagaacagcccaaacaattaaaaaaaaaaaaagagattacaATTAATACACGCAAATAATAATACTCTAGAGGCTCATGAACCATAAAAAGCATATTTCCTCtattttccatgaaaatgaaCCAACTAAAACTGTGCATGGAatataataaaatagaaaaacaGAGATCCAAGTACACACCACTAGGAGAGATTTCAGAATCCCTGGTCTGTGAAAGAGCCCTCTCCTCTTCAGCGAGCCGAAACTCATAGTATTTGTAGTCTGAACAAGTCATGTCAAATAAAAATCTGCAAAAAATACGAGACCACAAATAAACAAAATATGCAAGTTTCATGGGCACACTTCGAATCCACAGGGAAGTAGGCTCTGAGCTTTGAAAAAGATTAATGCAATGTTATTGATATCATACAGAACATACTTAAATGGTGTGTCTCCAGGGTTCTTCTGTCGTGTGATATGCTCAAATTGCCTTCCATTTTTGGCAACAAAACTTGCCAGTTTGTCTGCAACTTTCTTCACTGTAGGATCACTCGGTGAAGTTGGTGCTGCACATCACTTATAAAACTGATTAATATCGAGAGCATGAACAAGGGAATTCAAATTACTCTTGTAGCAGGCGTGCCACATATGCCAAATCTTTCATTGAACATCTCTTTCGACCAATGTTGATCACTACTTAAGGTATAAGCTGCATTCATCAGACAAGAAATATTCAAGAATGTTTTGTCCTCTTCATTTGCCCATTCAAGATGAGAATAGACATGTCCAGATGTTTCTTTGATCAGAATTACTTAATGAAGGGGACAATTTTTATTGGTTCAAAACTGattaaaaaagttttttttttcttttggcaAGAGATGCAGCCATCTAAAACAAGAGGACAATAGAAACTACTAAAATGGTTAAGACAAATAATCCAGCACCCCACCTACTTCTGGGAAAGGGATATTTAGGAAAAATCATTTGATTTGCTCTAATCATTTGCTTCACAGGTGACAAGAAGAGAAAAGATAATGAAAAGAATCATGAATGCAATAACAAAAACATCAGCATGCAATAATTCTGGACAAAATTATGCATTTCCAGCATGAGAAAAATGAATGCGTGCATTCTAACTAATTGTGGATGAAGAGATAGCACGAGTCATGTTAGATACCAACAAAAGAGAAGTTATCAAAACATCAAGATAAGTGCATAAATCAGAAGTAACTTTACTGATATGATATCCCTTAACTCAGGAAGTCAGACTAGCCAAAAGATCCAAAACAACCTTCAATTGCGACCACAACCAAAAGAGAAGGAAAAGGATATTTGTAAAGCAGTAATTACCAACATCCATTTGTTTTGATTTTTCAGAGGCATCCAGTTGATTCAACTTCTGTCTTTTCGCTGATGTGTCAACTGAAACATTCCCAGCATCTGCTTCATCTTCATCCTCCTCATCTTCACCCAACTTAACAGGAGGAGCCACAATTTTTGACTTCTGTTTCAAGCTGAATGCAAGTTTTCCACCTGAAGGAAGCTGAGGGGTCTTGCTTGCACTATTACCCTTAAATTGCATAGTTATTTTACCAGTAGAAGGTTTAGGAGTTGTTGTCCCAGAAACAATTGTTTTGGGTTTAGATTCCTTCTCTACAGCACCTTTAACCTTCTCTTGGTCCTttcccttctctggctgaagctgTTTGAACCTCTCCATGAATGAACCATCATTAACAAAAAGACTAGAAGGTGCTTTTTTATCCATTTCCAAAGAGCCAAATATGCTCAAGCTGTCTACAGGAGGCCACTGTTCAAAAATAAGCTTTCAAGCTATTTAGACGTAAGTGTTAAAGTTTAGGACTGATCTTTATGACTATGAGCTTACGCATTTCTTAATACGACAGTGATCATAAACTCTACAGCAcacaaataatatataaaatgaaaaGTAACCAACTATCTGCTAATGAACCACTACAAACATAGTTTCATCACCAACCAAACACCCAAATCGTAAATCAGAATAGCAACTCCTTCTGCAGCACAATAAAGATTCGAATTTCACTTGCTGTGAGAATATACTTATTTAAACCTCTAATGTTGCACAACTCAAAATCCATTGATTTTAAAGACaacaaaaaatcaaattaaattgaaaaagggACAGAAAGTAGAATGCTTGACTTGATAACTTCAAAAATATTCAAGCAGTCAGAAATGCAGAATATAAAATTAATCGTTCATAAGCCAAAACAATAATGCTTACTAATTTCATAAATGGAGGATTGCATTCCACTGCTAAAATACCTCTCTACCCTAAACAATAATAGCCCAATGAAAATTATTGCAATCACTCTCCAAATTCCTTTTGCCAGGAAAAATAATGTTTGAAGTACTCTTCAGATATTCTCCAATCAAGGCGGGGCTCAACGACAAAGACATCACCTTGTGCAATCCTCGCATAGCTATAAATAATTCCCAACTCTAGCTAACAAACCTCAATCTCTTTTCATTGGTTacacaatttcaatcaattcaaaccctaaaattttgcacctaacagatatacatcaaaataaagaaaaaaaatttcaacTTTGCAACACAAATAAAGACAGAAAAACCACAAATCTCATAAAATTAGAAATTCCGAAAGAAAGTACCTGTTGATGAAGTGAAAAGATGATCTAGACCGGTAATTCGTGGGTTTTTAATTATTGATCGCGAATATAACTGGGCTGGTTAGGGATTGAAAGAATAGAATGCTCTGACCTTATCATTTTACCGTCTCCGTGGAGGGGAGGGATAGAAGAAAGAGAATGCGTGCGGGCTTAGTAGAGCCAGCGGAGGTTACTTTGATATCGTGAAATTTGCAGTCTTGCCCTTTACGTTTCGGAAATTTTATGTTTGCCCCTAGTCCGTAGACCTGGCTACCGGTTTGGGCGGAGCCCCTGGTTCAGGGTTGAGAAAAGGAATGAACTGGAATCGGATTGGATGTCCCAAGTGATTACAATCAGTTCTGGTTCAAGACA is a window encoding:
- the LOC110649423 gene encoding SURP and G-patch domain-containing protein 1-like protein isoform X2 — encoded protein: MKLWPPVDSLSIFGSLEMDKKAPSSLFVNDGSFMERFKQLQPEKGKDQEKVKGAVEKESKPKTIVSGTTTPKPSTGKITMQFKGNSASKTPQLPSGGKLAFSLKQKSKIVAPPVKLGEDEEDEDEADAGNVSVDTSAKRQKLNQLDASEKSKQMDVAPTSPSDPTVKKVADKLASFVAKNGRQFEHITRQKNPGDTPFKFLFDMTCSDYKYYEFRLAEEERALSQTRDSEISPSGATSTSASKSRSSFQSLHQQQSNYQIPASALYEATDEPGGPMTAAQTASAGRTGESSAPGGTDPIAMMEFYMKKAAQQEKRRQPKQSKDEMPPPPSLQGAPSKRGHHMGDYIPPEELEKFLAACNDVAAQRASRETADRSKIQADNVGHKLLSKMGWKEGEGLGSSRNGIADPILAGNVKKDNLGVGAHQPGEVAPDDDIYEQYKKRMMLGYRYRPNPLNNPRKAYY
- the LOC110649423 gene encoding SURP and G-patch domain-containing protein 1-like protein isoform X1, whose protein sequence is MKLWPPVDSLSIFGSLEMDKKAPSSLFVNDGSFMERFKQLQPEKGKDQEKVKGAVEKESKPKTIVSGTTTPKPSTGKITMQFKGNSASKTPQLPSGGKLAFSLKQKSKIVAPPVKLGEDEEDEDEADAGNVSVDTSAKRQKLNQLDASEKSKQMDVAPTSPSDPTVKKVADKLASFVAKNGRQFEHITRQKNPGDTPFKFLFDMTCSDYKYYEFRLAEEERALSQTRDSEISPSGATSTSASKSRSSFQSLHQQQSNYQIPASALYEATDEPGGPMTAAQTASAGRTAAGESSAPGGTDPIAMMEFYMKKAAQQEKRRQPKQSKDEMPPPPSLQGAPSKRGHHMGDYIPPEELEKFLAACNDVAAQRASRETADRSKIQADNVGHKLLSKMGWKEGEGLGSSRNGIADPILAGNVKKDNLGVGAHQPGEVAPDDDIYEQYKKRMMLGYRYRPNPLNNPRKAYY